Part of the Verrucomicrobiota bacterium genome, TCTGCGCCCCAGCATCCGGGCGCCGCGCGTGGGATGCTCAGAGCGGCTCGTCACGTGGCGCATCGGCCGATGAAGCAGCCCCTAGCCGCCGCTCCCACTGGCGCATGCGACGTGCGGTTCTGTAGCTGCGGACGCCGCCGAAGATGCCCGTCACCATGCCCACAGCAAGGAGCGTGCAGGCGAGCGCGGTCATCCCACCGCTATGCGTGTGGCCCTCGATCTCGAACAGCTTGATGATCGTGATGCCCGAAAGGATGAGCACGAGCGAGGTGCGCAGGTAGGCCAGCAGCGTCCGCTCGTTGGCCAACTTGGTTCGGTCCAGGGCGAGCCGGTCGCGCAGGATGGGATCTTCGGGCAACGTGGGCTTCGGGGTCACGTCTGGTCTCCATGCTTGGACGGGGTCACACGTTCCGCCTGCGGTCAGGGCTCCGCGGCGACCACTACCGACTAAGCATATCGCAGCGGGGCAGGATGGGCAAGGGTACGTGTGGAACCGACGAGCCCCACTGGGTGTTCGGGTGGATGCTCTGGTCACCGAATGCCGTTCACGGCATGCACGAGGGACCGAGACACGCACGCCTTTTTCGTGAAATGCACCTTGACGTGCCTTTCATCCAGAGGTAAATAACACGCTGAGGTTGCGTGGAATAGGGCGGTTCATTCCCTCCAGGGCCAACTCGTGCGTTACACGCGCACGAGGCAGCGGTCTGGTCGGACCTGATGGTGCCGTTGTTGGTGCCATCGTGCTCCTGTTCCTCGTCATAGGTGACAGAAGCGGCGTATATTGCCCTCTGCCGTGTCGAGGATCTGGAACCGCAGGGAGCCTGCTCTACTCCGTCGCCTGTTCCGTTCTGATTCGTCGGAGCGGCCAGCGGCA contains:
- a CDS encoding DUF202 domain-containing protein yields the protein MTPKPTLPEDPILRDRLALDRTKLANERTLLAYLRTSLVLILSGITIIKLFEIEGHTHSGGMTALACTLLAVGMVTGIFGGVRSYRTARRMRQWERRLGAASSADAPRDEPL